The Hypomesus transpacificus isolate Combined female chromosome 2, fHypTra1, whole genome shotgun sequence genome window below encodes:
- the arid1aa gene encoding AT-rich interactive domain-containing protein 1A isoform X2 — MPPQSQGSLPGPSQGPPQSQPPYSQTSTPQAGHSPYPQQQGPPSQPPQQASSQAPAGAQAQPGYPGPTQGPQGPQQQAQQPSPQQQQPQAPAQGPPQPPPGHGQHPQGQPASYAQSAPQTQQQSPFQRFPPPPQEVSQDSICSPSNQPKSGSEDASMQGRPSSLPDLSGSIDDLPTGTDGALSPGVSTSGVSSSQGEQSNPAQSPFSPHTSPHLPGIRGPSPSPVGSPASAGTSRTGPLSPATMPGTQMPPRPASVQSDASLHPSLSQSPMAQDRGFMQRNPQMPPYGSPQSASALSPRQTSGAQMHPGMGPYQQNNSMAGYGPQGAQYGPQGYPRQPGYSNMPNANYPGPGMGGPMNPMSGQGGGPPYAGIPPGRMPPGQMGPRPYGPNMPPSMGPNMPPSMGPNMPPNMGNMPPQVGSGMCPPPGLNRKAQEAAAAAMQHAATNSIHTRMPGYPNMPPAMMGSGAPYGPPMNNMPGMMNTQSGPPFSMGANMANNSSGMAPSPEFGLDGKMNPGQKMNNKVDGSMTPKPETKSKKSNSSTTTNEKLTRLYELGPEPERRMWVDHYLAFIQEKSMGMTNLPAVGRKPLDLFRLYMSVKEIGGFLQVNKNKKWRELSTNLNVGTSSSAASSLKKQYIQCLYAFEYKIERGEDPPPEIITDNKSKNQAKVQPPSPASLCSTAGSGSFQGPQTPQSTSSSMAEGGDLKPPTPASTPHPPMQPGPSVSLQDPFSEGSDPSFPRRNSMTPNSGGHQSGMSTPEMPGRPGGPYEPGKDPFSAMRKVGEQFLPASQGPASQGPASGPAEQQFRGGPPGPMGSMPISQRQQYPYGPGYDRRPEPGIVPEGSMGPGAGPTSLMPANTDTGMYSPNRYPAQQQRHDSYGNQYPGQGTSPGGSYTNQQAGMYSQQQQQQQQQQNYKRPVEGGYPPAKRHEGEYPFPGSQPQPQQQGGATAPPSGQPENYTQFGGSPYAGPERRPPGPQGQFPFPYGRERMQGPSGANAQTAMPPQMMQQGPDGPQGGMWPGRGEMSYPNYPNRPGAPGGSGPPGPGYPGMNRSEEMMSSEQRMNHEGQWGGQMGPRQPPYGPGGAGPPITRPLQSNYQSPQGMQNHIPQVSSPAPMPRPLESRTSPGKTPYMHGGMKMQKAGPPVPASHIVPPSAQSPLIRRDMPFPPGSIEATHPILKTRRRLTMKDIGTPEAWRVMMSLKSGLLAESTWALDTINILLYDDNTISTFNLNTLPGLLELVVEYFRRCLIEIFGILREYEVGDPGQRTLLDPQALDRDWGSTDDDLPELEDVEQVDEDEEDDEEEGEKEKGVTEGPARVKDEDEAEPCSGPGGEEAENKDEEEKGASPGEQPGSSQPAAPALQESPKQASKFDKLPVKVVRKKDPFAASRSSRRGLVQEFDSGLLHWSAGGGDSTEHIQTHLERREGYLEARPRVLVPMKVLKRRAPEEMMLDNVPLAEEEEREEEPKPAGTPPSETTPSSAGAEERAAPDGAEAGEAPGRGDAPASLPSSDAEDALFLPKRAKAAGAVLEDEPHSKDEGPLLTLANWQDALARRCVCVSNIVRSLSFVPGNDQEMSKHPGLLLLLGRLILLHHRHPERKQAPLTYEKDEDSDESGASQRDEWWWDCLELLRENTLVTLANISGQLDLSVYPESICLPLLDGLLHWAVCPSAEAQDPFPTLGPHSALSPQRLVLETLSKLSIQDNNVDLILATPPFRRLEKLYGTLVRLVGDRRIAVCREMAVVLLANLAQGDGVAARAIAIQKGSVGNLLGFLEDSLAATQLQQSQSSLLHLQGMHLEPTSVDMMRRAARAMHAFAKVEENHSEFTLYESRLLDLSVSPLMNSLVSHVICDVLFLIGQS, encoded by the exons ATGCCCCCTCAATCCCAGGGGTCATTACCAGGCCCCTCCCAAGGGCCTCCCCAGTCTCAGCCACCGTACTCCCAAACATCGACCCCCCAGGCCGGCCACTCTCCTTACCCCCAGCAGCAGGGCCCTCCTAGCCAGCCGCCCCAGCAGGCGAGCTCCCAGGCTCCAGCCGGGGCACAGGCCCAGCCCGGCTACCCTGGACCCACGCAGGGCCCCCAGGGTCCacagcagcaggcccagcagcccagcccacagcagcagcagccccaggCACCGGCCCAAggacccccccagcctcccccaggacACGGTCAACATCCGCAGGGGCAGCCTGCATCCTACGCTCAGAGTGCTCCACAGACGCAACAGCAGTCACCTTTTCAAcgcttccctccccctccacag GAGGTGTCCCAAGACTCAAtctgctctccctccaaccAGCCCAAAAGTGGCTCGGAGGACGCCAGCATGCAAGGCCGTCCATCCAGCCTACCG GATCTCTCAGGCTCCATCGACGACCTGCCCACAGGCACCGACGGCGCTCTGAGTCCTGGCGTGAGCACTTCAGGCGTGTCCAGCAGCCAGGGCGAGCAGAGCAACCCTGCCCAGTCGCCCTtctccccccacacctccccccacctgccGGGCATCCGTGGGCCCTCCCCGTCCCCCGTGGGCTCCCCCGCCAGTGCCGGCACGTCCCGCACGGGCCCACTGTCACCCGCCACCATGCCAG GGACCCAGATGCCCCCGCGGCCGGCCAGCGTGCAGTCTGATGCCAGCCTGCACCCCTCTCTAAGCCAGTCCCCCATGGCCCAGGACAGAG GGTTCATGCAGAGGAACCCCCAGATGCCCCCTTACGGCTCCCCCCAGTCTGCCTCCGCGCTGTCGCCCCGCCAGACATCCGGGGCCCAGATGCATCCTGGGATGGGGCCCTATCAGCAGAATAACTCCATGGCTGGTTATGGCCCTCAAGGGGCACAGTACGGGCCTCAAG GTTACCCTCGACAACCTGGCTACAGTAATATGCCCAATGCCAACTACCCTGGCCCTGGCATGGGTGGTCCTATGAACCCTATGTCAGGTCAGGGGGGCGGGCCGCCCTACGCTGGCATTCCACCTGGAAGGATGCCCCCAGGACAGATGGGCCCACGGCCCTACGGCCCCAACATGCCCCCCAGCATGGGCCCCAACATGCCCCCCAGCATGGGCCCCAACATGCCACCCAATATGGGCAACATGCCCCCACAGGTGGGCTCAGGGATGTGCCCGCCCCCTGGCCTCAACAGGAAGGCCCAGGAGGCAGCTGCTGCAGCCATGCAGCACGCTGCCACCAACTCCATACACACCAG GATGCCAGGTTACCCCAACATGCCCCCTGCCATGATGGGCTCCGGCGCCCCCTATGGCCCACCCATGAACAACATGCCGGGCATGATGAACACCCAGAGTGGTCCACCCTTCAGCATGGGCGCTAACATGGCCAACAACTCCAGCG gcatGGCCCCCAGtccagagtttggccttgatgGGAAGATGAACCCGGGTCAGAAGATGAACAACAAAGTGGACGGAAGCATGACCCCCAAGCCTGAGACTAAGTCCAAG AAGTCGAACTCCTCCACGACGACCAATGAGAAGCTGACGCGGCTGTACGAGCTGGGCCCGGAGCCGGAGAGGAGGATGTGGGTGGACCACTACCTGGCCTTCATCCAGGAGAAGAGCATGGGCATGACCAACCTGCCGGCGGTGGGACGCAAGCCCCTGGATCTCTTCAGACTCTACATGTCCGTCAAGGAGATCGGAGGCTTCCTGCAG GTGAACAAGAACAAGAAGTGGCGAGAGCTGTCCACCAACCTGAACGTGGGCACGTCCAGCAGCGCGGCCAGCTCCCTGAAGAAGCAGTACATCCAGTGTCTGTATGCCTTCGAGTACAAGATCGAGCGCGGCGAGGACCCGCCGCCTGAGATCATAACCGACAACAAGAGCAAGAACCAGGCCAAGGTCCAGCCTCCGTCTCCAG CGTCCCTCTGCTCTACAGCCGGGTCAGGCTCCTTCCAGGGTCCCCAGACCCCCCAGTCCACCAGCAGCTCCATGGCCGAGGGGGGGGACCTCAAACCCCccaccccggcctccaccccccacccccccatgcAGCCTGGGCCAAG TGTGAGTCTCCAGGACCCTTTCTCTGAAGGTAGTGACCCTTCCTTTCCCAGGAGGAACTCGATGACCCCTAACTCTGGTGGGCACCAGTCGGGCATGAGCACCCCGGAGATGCCAGGGCGCCCGGGAGGTCCCTACGAGCCAGGCAAGGACCCCTTCAGCGCCATGCGGAAAG TCGGGGAGCAGTTCCTGCCTGCCAGCCAGGGCCCCGCCAGCCAGGGCCCCGCCAGCGGGCCAGCAGAGCAGCAGTTCCGTGGCGGGCCTCCAGGCCCCATGGGGAGCATGCCCATCAGCCAGAGGCAGCAGTACCCCTACGGGCCAGGCTACGACAGGAG GCCGGAGCCAGGCATCGTCCCCGAGGGCAGCATGGGGCCTGGCGCGGGGCCCACCAGCCTGATGCCAGCCAACACCGACACAGGGATGTACTCGCCAAACCGCTACCCGGCACAGCAGCAACG GCACGATTCCTATGGAAATCAGTATCCCGGCCAAGGTACGTCCCCTGGTGGCTCCTACACCAACCAGCAGGCAGGAATGTACtcgcaacaacagcagcagcagcaacaacaacag AACTACAAGAGACCTGTGGAAGGGGGCTATCCTCCTGCCAAGCGTCACGAGGGCGAGTACCCGTTCCCTGGCAGCCAGCCGCAGCCTCAACAGCAGGGGGGCGCCACAGCTCCCCCTTCAGGGCAGCCCGAGAACTACACCCAGTTCGGCGGCAGCCCGTACGCAGGCCCCGAGCGCCGCCCGCCAGGCCCCCAGGGCCAGTTCCCCTTCCCCTACGGCAGGGAGCGCATGCAGGGGCCTTCTGGGGCCAACGCCCAGACCGCCATGCCTCCTCAGATGATGCAGCAAGGCCCCGACGGCCCCCAGGGGGGCATGTGGCCGGGGCGGGGGGAGATGAGCTACCCCAACTACCCCAACCGGCCGGGGGCCCCTGGGGGCTCTGGGCCCCCTGGCCCCGGCTACCCCGGCATGAACCGCAGCGAGGAGATGATGTCATCAGAGCAGCGTATGAACCACGAGGGGCAGTGGGGGGGCCAGATGGGCCCCCGCCAACCCCCCTACGGCCCCGGGGGGGCGGGCCCGCCCATCACACGCCCCCTGCAGTCCAACTACCAATCGCCGCAGGGCATGCAGAACCACATTCCGCAGGTGTCCAGCCCCGCCCCAATGCCCCGCCCCCTGGAGAGCAGGACGTCGCCGGGTAAAACTCCCTACATGCACGGCGGCATGAAGATGCAGAAGGCCGGCCCCCCCGTGCCTGCGTCTCACATCGTGCCCCCCTCGGCGCAGTCCCCCCTGATCCGACGGGACATGCCTTTTCCCCCGGGCTCCATCGAAGCCACCCACCCCATTCTGAAAACACGCCGACGCCTCACCATGAAAGATATTG GGACCCCCGAGGCCTGGAGGGTGATGATGTCCCTGAAGTCTGGTCTGCTGGCAGAGAGCACGTGGGCCCTGGACACCATCAACATCCTGCTGTACGACGACAACACCATCTCCACCTTCAACCTCAACACG CTGCCCGGGTTGCTGGAGCTGGTGGTGGAGTACTTCCGACGCTGCCTCATCGAGATCTTCGGCATCCTGCGCGAGTACGAGGTGGGCGACCCGGGGCAGAGGACCCTGCTGGACCCCCAGGCCCTGGACCGTGACTGGGGCAGCACGGACGACGACCTGCCCGAGCTGGAGGACGTGGAGCAGGtcgacgaggacgaggaggacgacgaggaggaaggggaaaaagagaagggGGTGACGGAGGGGCCGGCCCGGGTGAAGGACGAGGACGAGGCGGAGCCGTGCTCGGGACCCGGGGGCGAGGAGGCGGAGAAcaaggacgaggaggagaagggggcttCGCCCGGGGAGCAGCCGGGCTCGTCACAGCCGGCGGCGCCAGCCCTCCAGGAGTCGCCCAAACAGGCCAGCAAGTTCGACAAGCTTCCCGTCAAGGTGGTGCGGAAGAAGGACCCGTTCGCCGCCAGCCGCTCGAGCCGCCGCGGGCTGGTGCAGGAGTTTGACAGCGGGCTGCTCCACTGGAGCGCCGGCGGGGGCGACTCCACCGAGCACATCCAGACACACCTGGAGCGGCGGGAGGGCTACCTGGAGGCGCGGCCGCGGGTGCTCGTCCCCATGAAGGTCCTGAAGAGGCGGGCGCCCGAGGAGATGATGCTGGACAACGTCCCCctcgcggaggaggaggagagggaggaggagcccaAGCCGGCCGGGACGCCGCCCTCCGAGACGACGCCCTCCTCGGCCGGCGCCGAGGAGCGGGCCGCGCCCGACGGCGCCGAGGCGGGCGAGGCGCCCGGCCGCGGGGACGCCCCGGCGAGCCTCCCGTCCAGCGACGCCGAGGACGCCCTGTTCCTGCCGAAGCGGGCGAAGGCGGCCGGCGCCGTCCTGGAGGACGAGCCGCACAGCAAGGACGAGGGCCCCCTCCTCACGCTGGCCAACTGGCAGGACGCGCTCGCCCGCCGCTGCGTCTGCGTCTCCAACATCGTCCGCAGCCTCTCCTTCGTCCCCGGCAACGACCAGGAGATGTCCAAGCACCcgggcctgctgctgctgctgggccgcCTCATCCTGCTGCACCACCGCCACCCGGAGCGCAAGCAGGCGCCGCTCACCTACGAGAAGGACGAGGACTCGGACGAGTCCGGGGCGAGCCAGAGGGACGAGTGGTGGTGGGACTGCCTGGAGCTGCTCCGGGAGAACACCCTGGTCACTCTGGCTAACATCTCGGGCCAGCTGGACCTCTCCGTCTACCCCGAGAGCATCTGCCTGCCCCTCCTGGACGGCCTGCTCCACTGGGCCGTCTGCCCCTCGGCCGAGGCCCAGGACCCCTTCCCCACCCTGGGGCCCCACAGCGCCCTCTCCCCTCAGAGACTGGTCTTGGAGACCCTCAGCAAGCTGAGCATCCAGGACAACAACGTGGACCTCATCCTGGCCACGCCGCCCTTCCGCCGCCTGGAGAAGCTGTACGGGACTCTGGTGCGTCTGGTCGGAGACCGGAGGATAGCGGTCTGCCGGGAGATGGCCGTGGTCCTGCTGGCTAACCTGGCCCAGGGCGACGGCGTGGCGGCCCGCGCCATCGCCATCCAGAAGGGCAGCGTGGGGAACCTGCTGGGCTTCCTGGAAGATAGCCTGGCGGCCACACAGCTCCAGCAGAGCCAGAGCTCCCTGCTGCACCTGCAGGGGATGCACTTGGAGCCCACCAGCGTGGACATGATGCGGCGGGCGGCCCGGGCCATGCACGCCTTcgccaaggtggaggagaaccacTCGGAGTTCACGCTGTACGAGTCGCGCCTGCTGGACTTGTCCGTGTCGCCGCTCATGAACTCGCTGGTGTCCCACGTCATCTGCGATGTACTCTTTCTGATCGGCCAATCATGA
- the arid1aa gene encoding AT-rich interactive domain-containing protein 1A isoform X1: MPPQSQGSLPGPSQGPPQSQPPYSQTSTPQAGHSPYPQQQGPPSQPPQQASSQAPAGAQAQPGYPGPTQGPQGPQQQAQQPSPQQQQPQAPAQGPPQPPPGHGQHPQGQPASYAQSAPQTQQQSPFQRFPPPPQEVSQDSICSPSNQPKSGSEDASMQGRPSSLPDLSGSIDDLPTGTDGALSPGVSTSGVSSSQGEQSNPAQSPFSPHTSPHLPGIRGPSPSPVGSPASAGTSRTGPLSPATMPGTQMPPRPASVQSDASLHPSLSQSPMAQDRGFMQRNPQMPPYGSPQSASALSPRQTSGAQMHPGMGPYQQNNSMAGYGPQGAQYGPQGYPRQPGYSNMPNANYPGPGMGGPMNPMSGQGGGPPYAGIPPGRMPPGQMGPRPYGPNMPPSMGPNMPPSMGPNMPPNMGNMPPQVGSGMCPPPGLNRKAQEAAAAAMQHAATNSIHTRMPGYPNMPPAMMGSGAPYGPPMNNMPGMMNTQSGPPFSMGANMANNSSGMAPSPEFGLDGKMNPGQKMNNKVDGSMTPKPETKSKKSNSSTTTNEKLTRLYELGPEPERRMWVDHYLAFIQEKSMGMTNLPAVGRKPLDLFRLYMSVKEIGGFLQVNKNKKWRELSTNLNVGTSSSAASSLKKQYIQCLYAFEYKIERGEDPPPEIITDNKSKNQAKVQPPSPASLCSTAGSGSFQGPQTPQSTSSSMAEGGDLKPPTPASTPHPPMQPGPSSVSLQDPFSEGSDPSFPRRNSMTPNSGGHQSGMSTPEMPGRPGGPYEPGKDPFSAMRKVGEQFLPASQGPASQGPASGPAEQQFRGGPPGPMGSMPISQRQQYPYGPGYDRRPEPGIVPEGSMGPGAGPTSLMPANTDTGMYSPNRYPAQQQRHDSYGNQYPGQGTSPGGSYTNQQAGMYSQQQQQQQQQQNYKRPVEGGYPPAKRHEGEYPFPGSQPQPQQQGGATAPPSGQPENYTQFGGSPYAGPERRPPGPQGQFPFPYGRERMQGPSGANAQTAMPPQMMQQGPDGPQGGMWPGRGEMSYPNYPNRPGAPGGSGPPGPGYPGMNRSEEMMSSEQRMNHEGQWGGQMGPRQPPYGPGGAGPPITRPLQSNYQSPQGMQNHIPQVSSPAPMPRPLESRTSPGKTPYMHGGMKMQKAGPPVPASHIVPPSAQSPLIRRDMPFPPGSIEATHPILKTRRRLTMKDIGTPEAWRVMMSLKSGLLAESTWALDTINILLYDDNTISTFNLNTLPGLLELVVEYFRRCLIEIFGILREYEVGDPGQRTLLDPQALDRDWGSTDDDLPELEDVEQVDEDEEDDEEEGEKEKGVTEGPARVKDEDEAEPCSGPGGEEAENKDEEEKGASPGEQPGSSQPAAPALQESPKQASKFDKLPVKVVRKKDPFAASRSSRRGLVQEFDSGLLHWSAGGGDSTEHIQTHLERREGYLEARPRVLVPMKVLKRRAPEEMMLDNVPLAEEEEREEEPKPAGTPPSETTPSSAGAEERAAPDGAEAGEAPGRGDAPASLPSSDAEDALFLPKRAKAAGAVLEDEPHSKDEGPLLTLANWQDALARRCVCVSNIVRSLSFVPGNDQEMSKHPGLLLLLGRLILLHHRHPERKQAPLTYEKDEDSDESGASQRDEWWWDCLELLRENTLVTLANISGQLDLSVYPESICLPLLDGLLHWAVCPSAEAQDPFPTLGPHSALSPQRLVLETLSKLSIQDNNVDLILATPPFRRLEKLYGTLVRLVGDRRIAVCREMAVVLLANLAQGDGVAARAIAIQKGSVGNLLGFLEDSLAATQLQQSQSSLLHLQGMHLEPTSVDMMRRAARAMHAFAKVEENHSEFTLYESRLLDLSVSPLMNSLVSHVICDVLFLIGQS; encoded by the exons ATGCCCCCTCAATCCCAGGGGTCATTACCAGGCCCCTCCCAAGGGCCTCCCCAGTCTCAGCCACCGTACTCCCAAACATCGACCCCCCAGGCCGGCCACTCTCCTTACCCCCAGCAGCAGGGCCCTCCTAGCCAGCCGCCCCAGCAGGCGAGCTCCCAGGCTCCAGCCGGGGCACAGGCCCAGCCCGGCTACCCTGGACCCACGCAGGGCCCCCAGGGTCCacagcagcaggcccagcagcccagcccacagcagcagcagccccaggCACCGGCCCAAggacccccccagcctcccccaggacACGGTCAACATCCGCAGGGGCAGCCTGCATCCTACGCTCAGAGTGCTCCACAGACGCAACAGCAGTCACCTTTTCAAcgcttccctccccctccacag GAGGTGTCCCAAGACTCAAtctgctctccctccaaccAGCCCAAAAGTGGCTCGGAGGACGCCAGCATGCAAGGCCGTCCATCCAGCCTACCG GATCTCTCAGGCTCCATCGACGACCTGCCCACAGGCACCGACGGCGCTCTGAGTCCTGGCGTGAGCACTTCAGGCGTGTCCAGCAGCCAGGGCGAGCAGAGCAACCCTGCCCAGTCGCCCTtctccccccacacctccccccacctgccGGGCATCCGTGGGCCCTCCCCGTCCCCCGTGGGCTCCCCCGCCAGTGCCGGCACGTCCCGCACGGGCCCACTGTCACCCGCCACCATGCCAG GGACCCAGATGCCCCCGCGGCCGGCCAGCGTGCAGTCTGATGCCAGCCTGCACCCCTCTCTAAGCCAGTCCCCCATGGCCCAGGACAGAG GGTTCATGCAGAGGAACCCCCAGATGCCCCCTTACGGCTCCCCCCAGTCTGCCTCCGCGCTGTCGCCCCGCCAGACATCCGGGGCCCAGATGCATCCTGGGATGGGGCCCTATCAGCAGAATAACTCCATGGCTGGTTATGGCCCTCAAGGGGCACAGTACGGGCCTCAAG GTTACCCTCGACAACCTGGCTACAGTAATATGCCCAATGCCAACTACCCTGGCCCTGGCATGGGTGGTCCTATGAACCCTATGTCAGGTCAGGGGGGCGGGCCGCCCTACGCTGGCATTCCACCTGGAAGGATGCCCCCAGGACAGATGGGCCCACGGCCCTACGGCCCCAACATGCCCCCCAGCATGGGCCCCAACATGCCCCCCAGCATGGGCCCCAACATGCCACCCAATATGGGCAACATGCCCCCACAGGTGGGCTCAGGGATGTGCCCGCCCCCTGGCCTCAACAGGAAGGCCCAGGAGGCAGCTGCTGCAGCCATGCAGCACGCTGCCACCAACTCCATACACACCAG GATGCCAGGTTACCCCAACATGCCCCCTGCCATGATGGGCTCCGGCGCCCCCTATGGCCCACCCATGAACAACATGCCGGGCATGATGAACACCCAGAGTGGTCCACCCTTCAGCATGGGCGCTAACATGGCCAACAACTCCAGCG gcatGGCCCCCAGtccagagtttggccttgatgGGAAGATGAACCCGGGTCAGAAGATGAACAACAAAGTGGACGGAAGCATGACCCCCAAGCCTGAGACTAAGTCCAAG AAGTCGAACTCCTCCACGACGACCAATGAGAAGCTGACGCGGCTGTACGAGCTGGGCCCGGAGCCGGAGAGGAGGATGTGGGTGGACCACTACCTGGCCTTCATCCAGGAGAAGAGCATGGGCATGACCAACCTGCCGGCGGTGGGACGCAAGCCCCTGGATCTCTTCAGACTCTACATGTCCGTCAAGGAGATCGGAGGCTTCCTGCAG GTGAACAAGAACAAGAAGTGGCGAGAGCTGTCCACCAACCTGAACGTGGGCACGTCCAGCAGCGCGGCCAGCTCCCTGAAGAAGCAGTACATCCAGTGTCTGTATGCCTTCGAGTACAAGATCGAGCGCGGCGAGGACCCGCCGCCTGAGATCATAACCGACAACAAGAGCAAGAACCAGGCCAAGGTCCAGCCTCCGTCTCCAG CGTCCCTCTGCTCTACAGCCGGGTCAGGCTCCTTCCAGGGTCCCCAGACCCCCCAGTCCACCAGCAGCTCCATGGCCGAGGGGGGGGACCTCAAACCCCccaccccggcctccaccccccacccccccatgcAGCCTGGGCCAAG cAGTGTGAGTCTCCAGGACCCTTTCTCTGAAGGTAGTGACCCTTCCTTTCCCAGGAGGAACTCGATGACCCCTAACTCTGGTGGGCACCAGTCGGGCATGAGCACCCCGGAGATGCCAGGGCGCCCGGGAGGTCCCTACGAGCCAGGCAAGGACCCCTTCAGCGCCATGCGGAAAG TCGGGGAGCAGTTCCTGCCTGCCAGCCAGGGCCCCGCCAGCCAGGGCCCCGCCAGCGGGCCAGCAGAGCAGCAGTTCCGTGGCGGGCCTCCAGGCCCCATGGGGAGCATGCCCATCAGCCAGAGGCAGCAGTACCCCTACGGGCCAGGCTACGACAGGAG GCCGGAGCCAGGCATCGTCCCCGAGGGCAGCATGGGGCCTGGCGCGGGGCCCACCAGCCTGATGCCAGCCAACACCGACACAGGGATGTACTCGCCAAACCGCTACCCGGCACAGCAGCAACG GCACGATTCCTATGGAAATCAGTATCCCGGCCAAGGTACGTCCCCTGGTGGCTCCTACACCAACCAGCAGGCAGGAATGTACtcgcaacaacagcagcagcagcaacaacaacag AACTACAAGAGACCTGTGGAAGGGGGCTATCCTCCTGCCAAGCGTCACGAGGGCGAGTACCCGTTCCCTGGCAGCCAGCCGCAGCCTCAACAGCAGGGGGGCGCCACAGCTCCCCCTTCAGGGCAGCCCGAGAACTACACCCAGTTCGGCGGCAGCCCGTACGCAGGCCCCGAGCGCCGCCCGCCAGGCCCCCAGGGCCAGTTCCCCTTCCCCTACGGCAGGGAGCGCATGCAGGGGCCTTCTGGGGCCAACGCCCAGACCGCCATGCCTCCTCAGATGATGCAGCAAGGCCCCGACGGCCCCCAGGGGGGCATGTGGCCGGGGCGGGGGGAGATGAGCTACCCCAACTACCCCAACCGGCCGGGGGCCCCTGGGGGCTCTGGGCCCCCTGGCCCCGGCTACCCCGGCATGAACCGCAGCGAGGAGATGATGTCATCAGAGCAGCGTATGAACCACGAGGGGCAGTGGGGGGGCCAGATGGGCCCCCGCCAACCCCCCTACGGCCCCGGGGGGGCGGGCCCGCCCATCACACGCCCCCTGCAGTCCAACTACCAATCGCCGCAGGGCATGCAGAACCACATTCCGCAGGTGTCCAGCCCCGCCCCAATGCCCCGCCCCCTGGAGAGCAGGACGTCGCCGGGTAAAACTCCCTACATGCACGGCGGCATGAAGATGCAGAAGGCCGGCCCCCCCGTGCCTGCGTCTCACATCGTGCCCCCCTCGGCGCAGTCCCCCCTGATCCGACGGGACATGCCTTTTCCCCCGGGCTCCATCGAAGCCACCCACCCCATTCTGAAAACACGCCGACGCCTCACCATGAAAGATATTG GGACCCCCGAGGCCTGGAGGGTGATGATGTCCCTGAAGTCTGGTCTGCTGGCAGAGAGCACGTGGGCCCTGGACACCATCAACATCCTGCTGTACGACGACAACACCATCTCCACCTTCAACCTCAACACG CTGCCCGGGTTGCTGGAGCTGGTGGTGGAGTACTTCCGACGCTGCCTCATCGAGATCTTCGGCATCCTGCGCGAGTACGAGGTGGGCGACCCGGGGCAGAGGACCCTGCTGGACCCCCAGGCCCTGGACCGTGACTGGGGCAGCACGGACGACGACCTGCCCGAGCTGGAGGACGTGGAGCAGGtcgacgaggacgaggaggacgacgaggaggaaggggaaaaagagaagggGGTGACGGAGGGGCCGGCCCGGGTGAAGGACGAGGACGAGGCGGAGCCGTGCTCGGGACCCGGGGGCGAGGAGGCGGAGAAcaaggacgaggaggagaagggggcttCGCCCGGGGAGCAGCCGGGCTCGTCACAGCCGGCGGCGCCAGCCCTCCAGGAGTCGCCCAAACAGGCCAGCAAGTTCGACAAGCTTCCCGTCAAGGTGGTGCGGAAGAAGGACCCGTTCGCCGCCAGCCGCTCGAGCCGCCGCGGGCTGGTGCAGGAGTTTGACAGCGGGCTGCTCCACTGGAGCGCCGGCGGGGGCGACTCCACCGAGCACATCCAGACACACCTGGAGCGGCGGGAGGGCTACCTGGAGGCGCGGCCGCGGGTGCTCGTCCCCATGAAGGTCCTGAAGAGGCGGGCGCCCGAGGAGATGATGCTGGACAACGTCCCCctcgcggaggaggaggagagggaggaggagcccaAGCCGGCCGGGACGCCGCCCTCCGAGACGACGCCCTCCTCGGCCGGCGCCGAGGAGCGGGCCGCGCCCGACGGCGCCGAGGCGGGCGAGGCGCCCGGCCGCGGGGACGCCCCGGCGAGCCTCCCGTCCAGCGACGCCGAGGACGCCCTGTTCCTGCCGAAGCGGGCGAAGGCGGCCGGCGCCGTCCTGGAGGACGAGCCGCACAGCAAGGACGAGGGCCCCCTCCTCACGCTGGCCAACTGGCAGGACGCGCTCGCCCGCCGCTGCGTCTGCGTCTCCAACATCGTCCGCAGCCTCTCCTTCGTCCCCGGCAACGACCAGGAGATGTCCAAGCACCcgggcctgctgctgctgctgggccgcCTCATCCTGCTGCACCACCGCCACCCGGAGCGCAAGCAGGCGCCGCTCACCTACGAGAAGGACGAGGACTCGGACGAGTCCGGGGCGAGCCAGAGGGACGAGTGGTGGTGGGACTGCCTGGAGCTGCTCCGGGAGAACACCCTGGTCACTCTGGCTAACATCTCGGGCCAGCTGGACCTCTCCGTCTACCCCGAGAGCATCTGCCTGCCCCTCCTGGACGGCCTGCTCCACTGGGCCGTCTGCCCCTCGGCCGAGGCCCAGGACCCCTTCCCCACCCTGGGGCCCCACAGCGCCCTCTCCCCTCAGAGACTGGTCTTGGAGACCCTCAGCAAGCTGAGCATCCAGGACAACAACGTGGACCTCATCCTGGCCACGCCGCCCTTCCGCCGCCTGGAGAAGCTGTACGGGACTCTGGTGCGTCTGGTCGGAGACCGGAGGATAGCGGTCTGCCGGGAGATGGCCGTGGTCCTGCTGGCTAACCTGGCCCAGGGCGACGGCGTGGCGGCCCGCGCCATCGCCATCCAGAAGGGCAGCGTGGGGAACCTGCTGGGCTTCCTGGAAGATAGCCTGGCGGCCACACAGCTCCAGCAGAGCCAGAGCTCCCTGCTGCACCTGCAGGGGATGCACTTGGAGCCCACCAGCGTGGACATGATGCGGCGGGCGGCCCGGGCCATGCACGCCTTcgccaaggtggaggagaaccacTCGGAGTTCACGCTGTACGAGTCGCGCCTGCTGGACTTGTCCGTGTCGCCGCTCATGAACTCGCTGGTGTCCCACGTCATCTGCGATGTACTCTTTCTGATCGGCCAATCATGA